A stretch of the Mustela nigripes isolate SB6536 chromosome X, MUSNIG.SB6536, whole genome shotgun sequence genome encodes the following:
- the LOC132007012 gene encoding L-lactate dehydrogenase B chain-like, with the protein NVTGVSLQELNPDMGTDNDSENWKEVHKMVVESAYEVIKLKGYTNWAIGLSVADLIESMLKNLSRIHPVSTMVQGMYGIENEVFLSLPYILNARGLTSVINQKLKDDEIAQLKKSTDTLWDIQKDLKDL; encoded by the coding sequence aatgtGACAGGCGTTTCTCTTCAGGAACTGAATCCAGATATGGGAACAGACAACGACAGTGAAAATTGGAAGGAAGTGCATAAAATGGTGGTGGAAAGTGCCTATGAAGTCATCAAGCTAAAAGGATATACCAACTGGGCTATTGGATTAAGTGTGGCTGATCTTATTGAATCCATGTTGAAAAATCTATCCAGGATTCATCCAGTGTCAACAATGGTGCAGGGGATGTATGGCATTGAGAACGAAGTCTTCCTGAGCCTTCCTTATATCCTGAACGCTCGGGGCTTAACCAGTGTGATCAACCAGAAGCTGAAAGATGATGAAATTGCTCAGCTCAAGAAAAGTACAGATACCTTGTGGGACATCCAGAAAGACCTAAAAGATCTGTGA